The following proteins come from a genomic window of Gossypium raimondii isolate GPD5lz chromosome 5, ASM2569854v1, whole genome shotgun sequence:
- the LOC105769577 gene encoding probable beta-D-xylosidase 7 — protein MIVRYMLRINQNPMRHLSTRKMKLLNLSLLIHLCSLLLVSTQPTNQPPFSCDSTDPLTKSYKFCKTTLPINRRVEDLVSRLTLDEKISQLVNTAAAIPRLGIPGYEWWSEALHGVAFVANISQGIRFNGTIRSATSFPQVILTAASFDPYLWYRIGQAIGIEARGVYNAGQARGMTFWTPNINIFRDPRWGRGQETPGEDPLVTGKYAVSFVRGIQGDSFEGGKLGESLQVSACCKHFTAYDLDNWKGINRFVFDANVTLQDLADTYQPPFQSCIEKGKASGVMCAYNRINGVPNCADYNLLSKTARGQWGFNGYITSDCDAVSIIYDEQGYVKEPEDAVADVLTAGMDLDCGEYLKNYTGSAIEKKKVAVSDIDRALHNLFSIRMRLGLFNGNPAKQPFGNIGSDQVCSQEHLNLALEAARNGIVLLKNDNSLLPLAKTEITSLAVIGPNANSSETLVGNYAGPPCNPVTPLQGLQSYVKNINYHPGCSTVNCSSDLADEAMKIVKGTDQVVLVMGLDQTQEREAHDRVDLVLPGHQQKLVTRIASAANKPVILVLLCGGPVDITFAKNDQNIGSIIWAGYPGEAGGRALAEIIFGDHNPGGRLPITWYPQNLTKIPMTDMRMRPEPSSGYPGRTYRFYQGLKVFEFGYGLSYTNYSYEFLPLTKDKVYLNNQSSDKIALGYKSVSEMGTELCEKSKLPVTVRVQNNGEMDGKHAVLLFVRQAKTGNERPIKQLVGFNNVDLKAGEKAEIKLELSPCEHLSSAEGDGQMVVDEGSYFLSIGDKESEITVVFSEDTSDAATSKLMILPRILIFFYIYSFIHSFIPMHIVLK, from the exons TACAAATTTTGCAAAACTACACTCCCCATCAACCGAAGAGTTGAAGACCTCGTCTCCAGGCTGACGTTAGATGAGAAAATATCTCAACTCGTTAACACAGCTGCCGCCATTCCACGACTCGGTATCCCTGGCTATGAGTGGTGGTCTGAAGCCTTGCATGGGGTGGCCTTCGTGGCCAACATAAGCCAAGGTATCCGCTTCAATGGGACAATTCGATCTGCCACCAGTTTCCCTCAAGTCATCCTCACTGCTGCTTCATTTGATCCCTATCTATGGTACCGCATTGGCCAG GCAATTGGAATAGAAGCTAGAGGAGTGTATAACGCTGGACAAGCAAGAGGCATGACCTTTTGGAcaccaaatattaatatattcaGGGACCCAAGGTGGGGAAGAGGCCAAGAAACACCTGGCGAGGATCCATTGGTTACAGGGAAGTACGCAGTCTCATTTGTGAGAGGAATACAAGGGGACTCTTTCGAAGGCGGTAAGCTTGGTGAGAGTCTCCAAGTTTCAGCTTGTTGTAAGCATTTCACAGCTTATGATTTGGATAACTGGAAAGGAATTAACCGGTTCGTCTTTGATGCAAAT GTCACGCTACAGGATTTAGCAGATACATATCAGCCTCCTTTCCAGAGTTGCATAGAGAAAGGGAAAGCCAGTGGGGTAATGTGTGCTTACAATCGTATTAATGGAGTTCCAAACTGTGCAGATTACAATCTCTTGTCAAAAACAGCCCGAGGACAGTGGGGTTTCAATGG GTACATCACCTCAGACTGTGATGCTGTCTCAATCATATATGATGAACAAGGATATGTTAAAGAACCAGAGGACGCTGTTGCCGATGTTCTTACAGCCG GAATGGACTTGGACTGTGGTGAATATTTGAAGAACTACACCGGATCAGCtatcgaaaagaaaaaagtagcTGTGTCTGATATAGATAGAGCACTCCACAACCTTTTCTCAATCAGGATGAGGTTGGGACTTTTCAATGGCAACCCGGCTAAACAGCCTTTTGGAAACATCGGTTCTGACCAGGTCTGCTCCCAAGAACACCTGAACCTTGCTCTCGAGGCTGCTCGCAATGGCATTGTCCTTCTGAAAAACGATAACAGCCTCCTTCCACTTGCAAAAACTGAAATTACTTCCCTTGCTGTGATAGGTCCTAATGCCAATTCTAGCGAAACACTTGTTGGAAATTATGCAGGTCCTCCTTGTAATCCTGTTACACCATTGCAAGGATTGCAAAGCTATGTCAAGAACATCAACTACCATCCAGGTTGTAGTACGGTTAACTGTTCGTCTGATTTGGCTGATGAAGCAATGAAGATAGTTAAAGGGACAGACCAGGTGGTGTTAGTAATGGGATTGGATCAAACTCAGGAGAGGGAAGCTCATGATCGTGTCGACTTGGTTCTTCCTGGACATCAACAGAAACTCGTTACCCGCATCGCAAGCGCTGCAAATAAGCCTGTCATTCTTGTGCTTCTTTGTGGAGGTCCAGTAGACATAACATTTGCCAAGAATGATCAGAACATTGGAAGCATTATATGGGCTGGCTATCCCGGTGAAGCTGGAGGACGTGCATTAGCCGAAATTATATTTGGTGATCATAATCCAG GAGGGAGATTACCAATTACATGGTATCCacaaaatttgactaaaataccGATGACAGACATGAGAATGCGGCCTGAACCATCTTCAGGTTATCCTGGACGTACTTACAGATTCTACCAAGGGCTGAAGGTATTCGAATTCGGCTACGGTCTCAGCTACACCAATTATTCCTATGAATTTCTCCCTCTTACAAAAGATAAGGTCTACTTAAACAATCAATCAAGTGATAAAATAGCTCTGGGATACAAGTCGGTTTCAGAGATGGGAACTGAACTTTGTGAAAAGAGCAAGCTCCCAGTCACAGTAAGGGTTCAAAACAACGGTGAGATGGATGGTAAGCATGCAGTGCTGCTCTTTGTGAGGCAAGCAAAGACTGGTAATGAAAGGCCAATAAAACAATTGGTGGGATTCAACAATGTTGATCTAAAGGCAGGGGAAAAAGCTGAAATCAAATTGGAGTTGAGCCCTTGTGAGCATCTTAGCAGTGCGGAGGGAGATGGTCAAATGGTGGTAGATGAAGGATCTTATTTCTTGAGCATTGGAGACAAAGAATCAGAGATTACAGTGGTTTTCTCGGAAGACACTAGCGATGCTGCCACATCAAAGCTCATGATCCTTCCAAGAATCCTGATATTCTTTTACatctattcattcattcattcattcattcctATGCATATTGTTCTGAAATGA